In one Lolium rigidum isolate FL_2022 chromosome 3, APGP_CSIRO_Lrig_0.1, whole genome shotgun sequence genomic region, the following are encoded:
- the LOC124694736 gene encoding acetylserotonin O-methyltransferase 1-like, whose protein sequence is MTLKLLAEVSPQELLVCLAELHNHFLGYVKSMSLKCAVDLGIPEAIHRRGGTATLADIATDTKVHPAKVADLQRVMELLTASGIFSTSTDGEDDVLYGLTTTCRFLVGWHNLSPMVPFLLNPLVVTSFFSMPDWFRSEPAPAGAGSLFELAHGCSQWERASKDAEFSGVLNGSMAADSQVFLEVIIMDKGRIFRGLSSLVDVGGGKGAGTKAIASAFPRIKCTVMDLPHVIADGAGAGHENLQFVAGDMFQSIPSADAVVLKNILHDWGHDDCVKILQRCKEAIPARNAGGKVIIIDMVRGLAHDEKNITEMEAIQNLFMMYINGVERNESEWKAIFSDAGFSGDYKIMPVLGPYSVIEIYP, encoded by the exons ATGACGCTCAAGCTATTGGCCGAAGTGAGCCCACAGGAGTTGCTCGTATGTCTGGCGGAGCTCCATAACCACTTTCTCGGCTACGTCAAGTCCATGTCGCTCAAGTGCGCCGTGGATTTGGGCATCCCCGAAGCCATCCACcgccgcggcggcaccgccaccctCGCCGACATCGCCACCGACACTAAGGTACATCCGGCCAAAGTCGCCGACCTCCAGCGCGTGATGGAACTGCTCACCGCTTCCGGCATCTTCAGCACCAGCACCGACGGGGAAGACGACGTCCTGTACGGGCTGACCACCACGTGCCGTTTCCTCGTCGGCTGGCACAACCTGTCCCCTATGGTGCCCTTCCTTCTGAACCCTCTCGTCGTCACGTCCTTCTTCAGCATGCCCGACTGGTTCAGGAGTGAGCCGGCGCCGGCGGGCGCCGGGTCCCTCTTCGAACTGGCACACGGCTGCTCCCAGTGGGAGAGGGCGAGCAAGGACGCTGAATTCAGCGGCGTCCTGAACGGCTCCATGGCTGCCGATAGCCAGGTCTTCCTCGAGGTCATTATTATGGACAAGGGCCGCATCTTCCGCGGCCTGAGCTCGCTCGTCGACGTCGGCGGCGGCAAGGGCGCCGGCACCAAGGCCATCGCAAGTGCCTTCCCGCGCATAAAGTGCACCGTCATGGATCTTCCTCACGTTATCGccgacggcgccggcgccggccatgAAAACCTGCAGTTCGTAGCCGGTGACATGTTCCAATCCATTCCATCGGCGGATGCCGTCGTACTCAAG AACATTTTACATGATTGGGGCCATGACGACTGTGTCAAGATACTTCAACGTTGCAAGGAAGCCATCCCTGCTAGAAATGCTGGAGGAAAGGTGATAATCATAGATATGGTAAGAGGACTAGCACATGACGAGAAAAACATAACGGAGATGGAAGCCATACAAAACCTATTCATGATGTACATCAACGGGGTGGAGCGAAACGAAAGCGAGTGGAAGGCTATCTTTTCCGATGCCGGGTTCAGCGGTGACTACAAAATCATGCCGGTGCTGGGTCCCTACTCAGTAATCGAGATCTACCCATGA
- the LOC124694738 gene encoding uncharacterized protein LOC124694738: MAGAARLLLVLAAACLLAAPPAASARPCGHAQTLLISFSSFSRPNPDPANPAPLTTTVVTVLRVRRLGPHLQIRRPAHPEPLPAAVAASADTVASSFQERAKDILVVVSGLLFGFGCGALTAASMYLVWSLIASTAASPYDELYSDDDDEEVSDSESPKKAGYVIIHDTEDFVGGKN; this comes from the coding sequence ATGGCCGGCGCCGCCcgcctcctgctcgtcctcgccgCGGCGTGCCTCCTCGCGGCGCCCCCGGCGGCGTCCGCCCGCCCCTGCGGCCACGCGCAGACGCTCCtcatctccttctcctccttctccaggCCCAACCCGGACCCGGCCAACCCGGCCCCGCTCACCACCACCGTCGTCACCGTCCTCCGCGTCCGCCGCCTCGGCCCGCACCTCCAGATCCGCCGCCCCGCCCACCCCGAGCCCCtcccggccgccgtcgccgcatCCGCCGACACCGTCGCCTCCTCCTTCCAGGAGCGCGCCAAGGACatcctcgtcgtcgtctccggcctgCTCTTCGGCTTCGGCTGCGGCGCCCTCACCGCCGCCTCCATGTACCTCGTCTGGTCCCTcatcgcctccaccgccgcctccccctACGACGAGCtctacagcgacgacgacgacgaggaggtctCCGACTCCGAGAGCCCCAAGAAGGCCGGCTACGTCATCATCCACGACACAGAGGACTTCGTCGGCGGTAAGAACTAG